The following proteins come from a genomic window of Diprion similis isolate iyDipSimi1 chromosome 8, iyDipSimi1.1, whole genome shotgun sequence:
- the LOC124408603 gene encoding uncharacterized protein LOC124408603 isoform X3, with protein sequence MKTVLALFFVLVAVASAANTRQKRSTYSANLNDYVDEVVGNLQTFISSSSLEPLSIPNVTESFSVKPLLITYSGRLSLYDGALTGLSSVKRYGDVNLGYDGETLSFDANMGVDTTAVAYTYYAKLLGSLKESGTAKITVRKIDTTVGLSTNLKNYTFAFDSFAINSIGRTTAKLGGNVLTDWMANAVINTAIPVVKRIAIKQINSEVNSVLSSVFDEANSYVASLVS encoded by the exons ATGAAGACCGTTCTGGCACTGTTCTTTGTCCTCGTAGCGGTGGCTTCTGCGGCCAACACGCGCCA AAAACGTTCCACCTATTCGGCCAACCTAAACGACTATGTGGACGAAGTGGTAGGAAATCTGCAGACTTTCATTAGTTCAAGTAGTCTTGAGCCACTGTCAATTCCGAACGTCACGGAATCGTTCTCCGTG AAGCCACTGTTGATCACCTATAGTGGACGCCTTTCGCTCTACGACGGAGCGTTGACTGGTTTGTCATCAGTGAAACGTTACGGCGACGTAAACCTTGGATACGATGGAGAAACTCTCAGTTTCGATGCTAACATGGGGGTCGACACAACAGCG GTCGCTTACACGTACTACGCGAAACTCTTGGGCAGTCTGAAAGAGAGTGGAACCGCTAAGATAACCGTCAGGAAGATCGACACCACCGTGGGATTGAgtacaaacttgaaaaattatacattcgcTTTCGATTCCTTCGCGATCAACAGCATCGG ACGAACCACTGCCAAGCTAGGTGGCAACGTGCTGACTGACTGGATGGCCAACGCCGTTATTAATACCGCAATACCAGTCGTCAAGAGGATCGCCATCAAACAGATCAACAGCGAAGTTAATTCGGTATTGTCCTCCGTTTTCGACGAAGCAAACTCCTACGTGGCTTCACTGGTTTCTTAG